In uncultured Desulfobacter sp., one DNA window encodes the following:
- a CDS encoding reverse transcriptase domain-containing protein, with the protein MGKQMTATAGAPIGSFRNWQSIHWPTIYKAVKRQQMRIAKAVKEGRHGKAKALQWLLTHSYHAKLLAVKRVTSNKGKRTPGVDKITWKTARQKFQAAGGLKRRGYRPSPLRRIYIPQKNGKKRPLSIPTMTDRAVQTLYRLALEPIAETLADHNSYGFRSYRRCADAISQCFNTLAKKASPVWILEADIKACFDEISHDWMIEHIPMDKMILSKWLASGFMENGKFFPTGRGTPQGGIASPILANMVLDGIERTAKSVVPARDRRNGKDISSKINVIRYADDFIVTGATRELLEDKVKPAIISFLSERDLSLSEEKTLITRIDQGFDFLGKNVRKYEGKLLIKPS; encoded by the coding sequence ATGGGAAAGCAAATGACGGCAACAGCTGGTGCGCCCATCGGCAGCTTTAGAAACTGGCAATCCATTCATTGGCCCACCATCTATAAAGCCGTTAAAAGACAGCAGATGCGTATCGCAAAGGCTGTGAAAGAAGGAAGACACGGGAAGGCCAAGGCCCTCCAATGGCTTCTGACCCACTCTTACCATGCAAAGCTGTTAGCTGTAAAACGCGTTACCTCTAATAAAGGGAAACGCACACCAGGTGTCGATAAAATCACCTGGAAAACTGCCAGGCAGAAATTCCAGGCAGCAGGCGGCCTCAAAAGAAGAGGATACCGGCCATCGCCGCTCAGGCGAATCTATATCCCCCAAAAAAACGGCAAGAAACGTCCGTTAAGTATTCCCACCATGACCGACAGGGCTGTCCAGACGCTGTATAGATTGGCATTGGAACCCATAGCAGAAACACTGGCCGACCACAATTCATACGGATTCAGGTCATACAGGCGATGTGCAGATGCCATATCCCAATGTTTTAATACACTGGCCAAGAAAGCTTCACCGGTCTGGATACTTGAAGCGGATATCAAAGCCTGTTTCGATGAAATCAGCCATGACTGGATGATCGAGCATATCCCTATGGATAAAATGATTCTCTCTAAATGGCTGGCTTCCGGGTTTATGGAAAACGGTAAATTCTTTCCAACAGGCCGGGGCACACCTCAAGGGGGTATTGCCTCCCCAATACTTGCCAACATGGTTCTGGACGGCATCGAAAGAACTGCCAAATCTGTTGTGCCCGCAAGAGACCGGCGCAACGGCAAGGACATCAGTTCCAAAATCAATGTCATCCGGTATGCTGACGATTTTATTGTTACCGGTGCAACCCGGGAACTTCTTGAAGACAAGGTTAAACCGGCAATAATCAGCTTTCTGTCGGAACGGGATCTGTCCTTATCCGAAGAAAAGACCCTGATTACCCGCATTGACCAGGGATTCGATTTTCTGGGCAAAAACGTGCGTAAATATGAGGGCAAACTGCTCATTAAACCTTCATGA
- a CDS encoding LysR family transcriptional regulator, with amino-acid sequence MGGIKGMNSLREVNLNLLVVLHTLLIEGSVSRAGETLGMSQPAVSHALARLREALDDPLFTQTKTGIRPTTRALALQPDLDKALMYAEAVIRGGGEWSPADMQRTFHLAVSDYGAALFLPRMLNDLRQAAPRTDLACIPADHRNIAVQLEAGTIDMGFCIVDTAYQSFCSVPLLTDRFVCLVSRASMPLASGPATKLPLDQYLERPHMVVATSGTPYSEIDAELAKKGLRRRICARLPHYAVAARAVVDTDMVLTLPLSLVMALPERSLFHILDPPLRIREFTYSAIWHPRSEGDRGLSWLRELAVTAGEGLEERGAESRTS; translated from the coding sequence ATGGGAGGTATAAAGGGTATGAATAGCTTAAGAGAGGTGAATCTGAACCTTCTGGTCGTGCTGCACACGCTGCTGATTGAAGGCAGCGTCTCTCGGGCCGGGGAGACGCTGGGCATGAGCCAGCCCGCGGTAAGCCATGCCCTGGCCAGGCTTCGGGAGGCCTTAGATGACCCGCTTTTCACCCAGACCAAGACCGGGATCCGTCCCACAACCCGGGCCCTGGCCCTCCAGCCGGATCTGGACAAGGCCCTGATGTACGCCGAAGCCGTGATCCGGGGCGGGGGGGAGTGGTCGCCCGCAGACATGCAACGGACCTTTCACTTGGCTGTTTCGGACTACGGGGCCGCTTTGTTTCTGCCCCGAATGCTGAATGACCTTCGGCAGGCCGCGCCCCGGACCGATCTGGCCTGTATCCCAGCGGACCACCGAAATATCGCCGTCCAGCTCGAAGCCGGTACCATCGATATGGGGTTCTGCATCGTAGATACCGCCTACCAGAGCTTCTGCTCTGTGCCCCTGCTAACGGACCGTTTCGTCTGCCTGGTCAGCCGGGCCTCCATGCCACTAGCATCCGGCCCGGCGACGAAATTGCCCCTGGACCAATACCTTGAGCGCCCCCACATGGTCGTTGCCACCTCGGGAACCCCGTATTCCGAGATCGATGCCGAATTGGCCAAAAAGGGCCTGCGCCGCAGAATCTGCGCCCGCCTTCCCCACTATGCGGTGGCGGCCCGCGCCGTGGTGGATACGGACATGGTCCTGACCCTTCCCCTCAGCCTGGTCATGGCCCTGCCTGAACGGTCGTTATTTCATATCTTGGATCCCCCCTTGCGGATTCGGGAGTTTACGTATAGCGCAATCTGGCATCCCAGATCCGAAGGCGACCGGGGACTGAGTTGGCTTCGGGAACTTGCGGTGACGGCGGGAGAGGGGCTTGAGGAGAGAGGGGCTGAAAGCCGAACGAGTTGA
- the ltrA gene encoding group II intron reverse transcriptase/maturase has product MGKQMTASAGAPVDSAKKWASIDWKKARAEVRRLQMRIAKAVKEKRWGKVKALQYLLTHSFYAKALAVKRVTSNKGKKTPGVDGTLWKGARAKWEAVFSLQRRGYRPQPLRRIYIPKKNGKKRPLSIPTILCRAMQALFKLALAPVAETIGDRNSYGFREGRSCADAIAAAFNALSKPNSATWILEADIKGCYDNISQEWMLENIPMDKVILKKWLTAGYVEDGKLYPSRKGTPQGGIISPTLSNLTLDGLEKAVHDAVPRRCRVNFVRYADDFIVTGKSKRLLEDQVKPAVEAFLTERGLSLSEEKTMITHITDGFTFLGQTFRKTGNVLHITPAKKGVLALKEKLSELIHKHVGGPLEPLVKKLNQTLRGWGNYHRHVVSSETFSLIDTFVYEQLWRMIKKRHRKKSSKWLKNRYWTDGKRKWIFTVKSRNKKGPCSYHVIHLSSLGIKRYIKIKADANPYDPEYSYYFWRRRNQKDSRLLPSLSAREHRQKQAA; this is encoded by the coding sequence ATGGGAAAGCAAATGACGGCCTCGGCTGGTGCACCTGTCGACTCTGCTAAGAAATGGGCATCCATTGATTGGAAAAAAGCCCGAGCCGAAGTTAGAAGGCTGCAAATGCGTATCGCAAAGGCTGTAAAGGAAAAAAGATGGGGCAAGGTCAAAGCCCTGCAATACTTACTTACTCATTCGTTCTACGCCAAGGCCTTGGCTGTCAAACGAGTGACCTCAAATAAAGGGAAAAAAACTCCAGGCGTAGATGGCACCTTATGGAAAGGAGCCAGAGCCAAATGGGAGGCTGTTTTCAGCCTGCAAAGACGAGGTTATAGACCGCAACCACTAAGGCGAATTTACATCCCCAAAAAGAATGGTAAAAAACGTCCGTTAAGTATTCCTACAATACTCTGCAGAGCTATGCAGGCGCTGTTTAAATTAGCTTTAGCCCCAGTAGCGGAAACCATAGGAGACCGTAATTCTTACGGCTTCCGTGAAGGCCGCAGCTGTGCAGATGCAATTGCAGCAGCGTTCAATGCACTCTCCAAGCCTAATTCGGCTACATGGATATTGGAAGCGGATATCAAAGGGTGTTATGACAACATCAGCCAGGAATGGATGTTGGAAAATATCCCTATGGATAAAGTCATTCTTAAAAAGTGGTTGACGGCAGGGTATGTGGAAGACGGCAAGCTATACCCCTCGCGCAAAGGAACCCCACAGGGCGGGATTATCAGTCCCACCTTGTCGAATTTAACCCTCGACGGGCTGGAAAAAGCCGTGCATGATGCAGTTCCCCGTCGATGTAGAGTTAATTTCGTTCGATATGCAGATGATTTTATCGTCACAGGCAAGTCCAAACGCCTGCTTGAAGATCAGGTCAAACCAGCAGTCGAAGCGTTTCTAACTGAACGTGGTCTGTCATTATCTGAAGAAAAGACCATGATCACGCATATAACAGATGGATTTACGTTCCTTGGCCAAACTTTTCGAAAAACCGGAAATGTGCTGCACATCACCCCGGCAAAGAAGGGAGTTCTCGCCCTTAAAGAAAAGCTCAGTGAACTGATCCATAAACATGTCGGCGGTCCATTGGAACCATTGGTCAAAAAGTTAAACCAAACCCTCCGGGGTTGGGGAAACTATCACCGGCACGTAGTCTCATCGGAAACATTTTCTCTTATTGATACGTTTGTTTACGAACAGCTATGGAGAATGATTAAAAAGCGTCACCGGAAGAAATCCTCAAAATGGTTGAAAAACCGTTACTGGACTGACGGAAAACGCAAGTGGATATTCACTGTCAAGAGCCGAAATAAGAAAGGGCCTTGCAGTTATCACGTCATTCACCTAAGCTCATTAGGAATAAAACGATATATCAAAATCAAAGCAGATGCAAATCCATATGATCCCGAATACAGTTATTATTTCTGGCGTAGACGGAATCAAAAGGATTCACGGTTACTCCCGTCGTTATCGGCCAGGGAGCACCGCCAAAAGCAAGCTGCATGA
- a CDS encoding carboxymuconolactone decarboxylase family protein, which translates to MKNERFEAGLKKLNEIDGEAGKKVIESLESIAPDLAKYTIEFPFGDIYQRPGLDLKNREIATVAALAALGHCLPQLNVHINGALNVGCKPEEIIEVIIQMAVYAGFPAALNAMFVAKEVFQERNIIKA; encoded by the coding sequence ATGAAAAACGAAAGATTTGAAGCTGGCTTGAAGAAACTGAATGAAATTGACGGAGAGGCTGGGAAAAAGGTTATAGAAAGCTTAGAATCTATTGCACCAGATTTGGCAAAGTATACCATTGAGTTCCCATTTGGTGATATTTATCAACGCCCAGGCTTGGATTTGAAAAATCGTGAAATTGCAACAGTTGCAGCGTTGGCAGCTTTAGGCCATTGCCTACCACAATTGAACGTTCATATTAACGGAGCATTAAATGTGGGGTGTAAACCTGAGGAGATAATCGAGGTAATAATACAAATGGCCGTATATGCTGGTTTTCCGGCAGCTTTAAATGCTATGTTTGTAGCAAAAGAGGTTTTTCAAGAACGAAACATTATAAAAGCATAA
- the ltrA gene encoding group II intron reverse transcriptase/maturase yields MEKVKSFIISKRQVWEAYKCVKANRGGAGIDNQSIVDFEKDITNNLFKIWNRMSSGSYFPPPVARIEIPKGDGRMRPLGIPTVGDRVAQMVVKQYLEPLLEPHFHPDSYGYRPNKSALDAVGEARKRCWRYDWVLDLDVKGFFDNISHELLMRAVVKHTDCRWVLLYVERWLKAPIAMPDGSLVYPQKGTPQGGVVSPLLANLFLHYVFDHWMQRNYSYVPFERYADDAVCHCRTEPLAKQLKADLELRFGECGLELHPEKTKIVYCKDEDRKGDYPVMKFDFLGYTFRPRLSRNRRGKFFENFTPAISNKAAKAIRQKVRSWNWQLRPGDTLEDLAIECNPIIQGWINYYGRYNPSEMSGILHHINWRLVRWATCKYKKLRGRQQKATRWLTQIAERQPNLFVHWRILKKKKKKMAER; encoded by the coding sequence TTGGAAAAAGTAAAGTCGTTTATTATCTCAAAGCGTCAAGTTTGGGAAGCATACAAATGCGTAAAAGCAAACCGTGGTGGGGCTGGAATAGATAATCAGTCCATAGTTGATTTTGAAAAGGATATTACCAATAACCTTTTCAAAATATGGAACCGGATGTCTTCCGGCAGTTATTTCCCTCCTCCGGTAGCTCGTATAGAGATACCAAAAGGGGATGGCCGAATGAGGCCCCTTGGTATTCCAACTGTGGGAGATCGTGTCGCCCAGATGGTTGTAAAACAGTATCTCGAACCGTTATTAGAGCCTCATTTTCATCCGGACTCGTATGGTTATCGGCCAAACAAGTCAGCCCTGGATGCCGTGGGGGAAGCACGCAAAAGATGCTGGCGGTATGACTGGGTGTTGGATCTTGATGTCAAAGGATTTTTTGACAATATCAGTCATGAACTTTTGATGAGAGCTGTAGTAAAACACACAGATTGTCGTTGGGTACTTTTGTATGTAGAACGGTGGCTAAAGGCCCCAATCGCAATGCCGGACGGATCACTTGTTTATCCGCAAAAAGGAACTCCGCAAGGAGGAGTGGTTAGTCCCTTGCTGGCAAATTTATTTTTGCATTATGTTTTCGATCATTGGATGCAGCGGAACTATTCGTATGTGCCTTTTGAGCGATATGCCGATGATGCTGTTTGCCACTGCAGAACTGAACCATTAGCCAAACAGTTGAAAGCTGACTTGGAGTTAAGGTTTGGTGAATGTGGGTTGGAGCTGCACCCTGAAAAGACAAAAATAGTTTATTGCAAGGATGAAGATCGAAAAGGAGATTATCCTGTTATGAAGTTTGATTTTCTAGGGTATACATTTCGGCCCAGATTATCAAGAAATCGCAGAGGAAAATTTTTTGAAAACTTCACACCAGCGATAAGCAACAAGGCTGCAAAAGCAATCAGACAGAAAGTACGCAGTTGGAACTGGCAATTACGGCCAGGGGACACGCTTGAGGATCTGGCTATAGAATGTAATCCAATAATTCAAGGCTGGATTAATTATTACGGGCGGTACAATCCTTCTGAGATGTCTGGGATTCTCCATCATATAAATTGGCGGTTAGTACGTTGGGCAACCTGTAAATATAAGAAACTCAGGGGACGTCAACAAAAGGCCACAAGATGGTTGACACAGATTGCTGAACGACAGCCGAACCTTTTTGTACATTGGCGTATCCTGAAAAAAAAAAAAAAAAAAATGGCTGAACGATAG
- a CDS encoding MerR family transcriptional regulator yields the protein MNIKKFSEISGISAYTLRYYEKIGIFQEVRRNSSGHRDFTEQDLLWAEFINRLKETGMPLEQIKKYAFLRQQGESTADERKELLEGHALALKNKILVEKQHLDKINQKIEYYEKVILNKKSS from the coding sequence ATGAACATCAAAAAATTTTCTGAAATATCTGGAATCTCAGCATACACTTTGAGATATTATGAAAAAATTGGGATTTTTCAAGAAGTTAGGCGTAATTCAAGTGGGCATCGAGATTTTACTGAACAAGATTTGTTATGGGCAGAATTTATCAACAGGTTAAAAGAAACAGGAATGCCTTTAGAGCAAATCAAAAAATATGCATTCTTGAGACAGCAAGGAGAAAGCACTGCTGACGAAAGAAAGGAATTGTTAGAGGGGCATGCCTTAGCCTTAAAAAATAAAATTTTGGTTGAAAAGCAGCATTTAGATAAAATTAACCAAAAAATTGAATATTATGAAAAGGTTATTTTAAATAAAAAATCTTCTTGA
- a CDS encoding DUF6602 domain-containing protein — protein sequence MDKLLYNDYVRRLSDKLHAQFDSIMAGYNFDFGPEFEIALCRVLINCLPQKFGVCRGFVVDADGEMRGDDIIIFAQDRFFTLRHGVGLDLTLKEQIPIEASIAYIEAKHTLILEGEGPASLHKAIKQVEKVKALCAKREPVKLGSWNPWVENPINYLPPAGFSINNPMYGVIFARNVKLTANSSDYLSPSDIEKFMHERTHEVPPGRTLAPDLMVLGDSNIVTPSISENGESFFSPFMSPISNYGTKIVPGISYGVGFACLQFALDWIKLGKLPWPQILSNALGIRSVDGGPGSPTRK from the coding sequence ATGGATAAACTATTATACAATGATTACGTAAGAAGATTATCAGACAAGCTCCACGCTCAATTTGATTCAATTATGGCAGGATACAATTTTGATTTTGGGCCAGAATTTGAAATTGCTCTATGTCGTGTACTTATCAATTGCTTACCTCAAAAATTTGGTGTTTGTCGCGGATTTGTAGTTGATGCCGATGGGGAGATGCGTGGAGATGACATAATAATTTTTGCTCAAGACCGTTTTTTTACTTTACGGCATGGAGTTGGTTTAGATTTAACACTCAAGGAGCAAATACCTATTGAAGCATCAATTGCTTATATTGAGGCAAAACACACTCTTATTCTTGAGGGTGAAGGCCCTGCAAGCCTACATAAAGCTATCAAGCAAGTAGAGAAAGTAAAAGCTCTTTGTGCAAAACGAGAACCTGTTAAGTTAGGCAGTTGGAATCCTTGGGTTGAAAATCCAATTAACTATCTACCTCCTGCTGGCTTTTCTATTAACAACCCAATGTATGGTGTTATATTTGCTCGAAATGTCAAACTTACTGCAAACTCAAGTGACTATCTGTCGCCTTCAGACATTGAAAAATTTATGCATGAAAGAACTCATGAGGTTCCTCCGGGCAGAACACTTGCGCCAGATTTGATGGTTCTTGGGGACAGCAATATTGTTACCCCTTCAATTAGCGAAAATGGCGAATCTTTTTTTTCCCCTTTTATGTCTCCAATTTCAAATTATGGGACTAAGATTGTCCCTGGAATAAGCTATGGCGTTGGGTTTGCTTGTCTTCAGTTTGCGCTGGATTGGATAAAACTTGGGAAGTTACCATGGCCCCAGATACTTTCAAATGCCCTTGGTATACGTTCTGTTGATGGTGGGCCAGGGAGCCCAACAAGAAAATAG
- a CDS encoding aldo/keto reductase gives MNTKTLGWTGEQVSALGLGCMGMSHAYGRRDDRESLATLERALELGVTFWDTADYYGNGDNERLIAKALKDNRGKVFLATKFGLRAPKSGDLFAPVTDGSPGGMKTAVESSLQRLKTDYIDLYYLHRVDPKVPVEETVGAMADLVREGKIRYIGLSEVSADTLRRAHSVHRIAALQSEYSLLSREIEAEILPAAKALGTALIPFSPLGRGMFTSTFDLSKMPETDARRTMPRFQGHHLENNRCLVEALTALAREKGIDTAQLALAWIMAKGDHIIPIPGTKRSRYLEKNTCAADVVLDAADIAAIEAVIAKYPDTGDRYPESALKLTSGR, from the coding sequence ATGAACACTAAAACATTAGGATGGACCGGAGAACAGGTATCTGCACTGGGGCTCGGGTGCATGGGCATGTCCCACGCATACGGTAGAAGAGACGACAGGGAAAGCCTCGCCACTCTGGAACGGGCCCTGGAACTCGGGGTAACCTTCTGGGACACGGCAGACTATTACGGCAACGGCGACAACGAGCGCCTCATCGCAAAGGCCCTGAAAGACAACCGGGGTAAGGTCTTTTTAGCCACCAAGTTCGGACTGCGCGCCCCTAAATCCGGTGACCTTTTCGCCCCTGTCACGGACGGCTCTCCCGGAGGGATGAAAACAGCCGTGGAGTCGAGCCTTCAGCGGCTGAAAACGGATTACATCGACCTCTACTACCTTCACCGCGTCGACCCCAAGGTCCCGGTCGAGGAGACCGTCGGGGCCATGGCGGACCTGGTCCGGGAAGGCAAAATCCGCTACATAGGCCTCTCCGAGGTCTCTGCCGATACCCTCAGGCGGGCCCATTCCGTCCACAGGATCGCGGCTTTGCAAAGCGAGTACTCCCTCCTGTCCCGGGAGATCGAGGCAGAGATCCTGCCTGCGGCCAAGGCTCTTGGAACGGCCCTTATCCCTTTTTCACCGCTGGGGCGGGGCATGTTCACAAGTACATTCGACCTGTCAAAGATGCCCGAAACCGATGCCAGGCGGACCATGCCTCGGTTCCAGGGCCACCACCTGGAAAACAACCGCTGCCTGGTGGAAGCTCTCACTGCCCTGGCCCGGGAAAAGGGCATTGACACCGCCCAGCTGGCCCTGGCCTGGATTATGGCCAAGGGAGATCATATCATTCCCATCCCCGGCACCAAGCGCTCCCGCTACCTTGAAAAGAATACCTGTGCAGCCGATGTTGTGCTTGATGCTGCCGATATCGCCGCCATCGAGGCGGTCATTGCAAAGTACCCGGACACGGGAGACCGGTATCCCGAGTCGGCGCTGAAGCTGACCAGCGGCCGGTAG
- a CDS encoding group II intron maturase-specific domain-containing protein, protein MSGDVHVRFCESLRGRFPRATRLMIFCKSRKAAERVMQSITRFLTVRLKLKVNQDKSAVSRPWLRKFLGFTYFQMCGQSKIRIHAKSMKRFKDKVRELTSRKRGKSLWQVIQELNQYFRGWWNYFRLTEAKSFLKGLKIWIMRRLRSLVWKQWKNPKTRVRNLEKLGIAHQDAMLCGNARKKYWHMSKIKWVAIAMPERYFIDQGLYLPGN, encoded by the coding sequence ATGAGCGGAGACGTTCACGTCCGATTCTGTGAGAGCCTGAGGGGGCGGTTCCCTCGGGCTACTCGACTTATGATCTTCTGCAAAAGCCGGAAAGCGGCTGAAAGGGTTATGCAGAGTATCACCAGGTTTCTGACCGTGAGACTCAAACTCAAAGTAAACCAGGACAAAAGTGCTGTCAGCAGACCGTGGCTGCGCAAATTCCTTGGCTTCACATATTTTCAAATGTGTGGACAGTCCAAGATTCGGATTCATGCCAAGAGTATGAAACGATTCAAGGACAAAGTGCGGGAATTAACCAGCCGCAAGCGGGGTAAGAGTCTGTGGCAGGTCATCCAGGAATTGAACCAATATTTTCGGGGATGGTGGAATTATTTCCGGCTTACAGAGGCCAAATCATTCCTCAAAGGGCTCAAGATCTGGATAATGCGACGACTGCGAAGTCTTGTCTGGAAACAATGGAAAAATCCCAAAACCAGGGTTCGCAACCTTGAGAAACTTGGTATTGCTCACCAGGATGCCATGCTATGCGGCAATGCCCGCAAAAAGTATTGGCACATGAGTAAAATCAAATGGGTGGCCATTGCCATGCCTGAACGATATTTTATTGATCAAGGATTATATCTGCCCGGGAACTGA
- a CDS encoding group II intron maturase-specific domain-containing protein, with protein sequence MGKIHDTFTKHRGSEAHALIRDLNMKIRGWANYHKHVVSAKTFSYVDGYIWNEAWQWVKRRHRNKSIQWLKKTYWSKGSKPGRFSTVVKDKNGNPRTYELIKAYSIHIQRHIKIKSDANPFDPEHQQYFRTRRVKSKMIPVTTAEEICNGITVNFSIGKGKQPGGPARLSFRNA encoded by the coding sequence ATGGGTAAAATTCACGACACGTTTACAAAGCACCGAGGATCAGAAGCCCACGCCCTGATTCGTGATCTTAACATGAAAATACGAGGCTGGGCGAACTATCACAAACATGTTGTCTCAGCAAAGACTTTCAGCTATGTTGACGGGTATATATGGAATGAAGCGTGGCAATGGGTGAAAAGACGTCACCGGAATAAAAGCATCCAATGGCTGAAAAAGACGTACTGGTCAAAGGGCTCAAAACCGGGGCGGTTCTCAACGGTTGTCAAAGACAAAAACGGCAACCCCAGAACCTACGAACTCATCAAAGCGTACAGCATACATATCCAACGGCACATCAAAATCAAAAGCGATGCAAATCCTTTTGACCCGGAACATCAACAATACTTCCGGACAAGACGGGTAAAGTCTAAGATGATCCCCGTCACAACTGCCGAGGAAATATGTAATGGAATAACTGTAAATTTCAGCATTGGCAAGGGAAAACAGCCGGGCGGCCCCGCAAGGCTTAGCTTTAGAAATGCTTGA
- a CDS encoding type II toxin-antitoxin system RelE/ParE family toxin, with protein MKTISFYHTTSGKCPVRKHLDSLTDVQATKVAWVLKLIREIDQVPSKYFKKLVNTKDIWEVRVDVGRDTFRLLGFFDGQELIILTNSFQKKSQKTPKQEIKLAESRKKEYLSRR; from the coding sequence ATGAAAACAATTTCATTTTACCATACGACATCTGGAAAATGCCCTGTTCGAAAGCATTTAGATTCTTTGACAGATGTTCAGGCTACAAAAGTCGCTTGGGTTTTGAAATTGATTCGAGAAATTGATCAGGTTCCATCCAAATACTTTAAGAAACTGGTCAATACAAAAGATATTTGGGAAGTTAGAGTTGATGTCGGGAGAGATACGTTTCGTCTCCTTGGATTTTTTGACGGACAAGAATTAATTATCTTGACCAATTCATTTCAAAAGAAAAGTCAAAAGACTCCAAAACAGGAGATTAAGTTAGCTGAGTCCCGAAAAAAAGAATACCTTTCCAGGAGGTAA
- the ltrA gene encoding group II intron reverse transcriptase/maturase: MNRRPQQMELFPASQIAERLGNNDRLMEMILERNNIIRAWKQVYANKGAPGVDGMKTGQLGNYLAKHWPEIEQDLLNCRHKPLPVKRKEIPKPDGGVRLLGIPTVLDRFIQQAIAQILEQVWEPFFSEYSYGFRPGKSAHDAVVQGKRYMVEGYTYVVDMDLSKFFDNIDHDLLMRAVRYHTDIKWVILYIERWLKAPVMMTDRTLFYPKKGTPQGGVISPLLANLFLHYAFDNWMEREYPTIPFERYADDAVCHCKSLAQAEYLLRKLNERMESVGLELHPEKTKIVYCKDTDRQKDYSLTSFDFLGYTFRARRSKSRWGKFFINFSPAISNKAAKAIRQTSRKWNWPRRSDKSLEDLAQMFNPVIQGWINYYGRFYKSALYPALRCLDRRLVIWATRKYKRFRGHRRRASQWLERIARRQPNLFAHWRLLYA; the protein is encoded by the coding sequence GTGAACAGACGGCCACAGCAGATGGAACTGTTCCCAGCGTCACAGATTGCCGAACGTCTGGGAAACAACGACCGGTTAATGGAGATGATCCTTGAACGAAACAACATTATCCGGGCATGGAAACAGGTTTATGCCAACAAAGGGGCACCCGGCGTGGACGGTATGAAAACCGGCCAACTCGGGAACTACCTGGCAAAGCACTGGCCTGAAATTGAACAAGACCTGCTTAACTGCAGGCATAAACCGCTGCCGGTGAAACGCAAGGAGATCCCTAAACCGGACGGCGGTGTCCGTTTACTTGGAATACCCACGGTACTTGACCGGTTTATACAGCAGGCCATAGCCCAAATCCTGGAACAGGTCTGGGAACCTTTTTTCTCTGAATACAGCTATGGATTCAGACCCGGCAAATCTGCACACGATGCGGTGGTGCAGGGTAAAAGGTACATGGTTGAAGGTTATACCTATGTCGTCGATATGGACTTGTCCAAATTTTTCGATAATATTGATCATGATCTTTTGATGAGAGCAGTTCGGTATCACACGGATATCAAGTGGGTGATTCTGTATATAGAACGGTGGCTGAAAGCCCCGGTGATGATGACAGATCGCACACTATTCTATCCAAAGAAGGGAACCCCGCAAGGCGGTGTTATCAGTCCCTTGCTGGCTAATCTCTTTTTGCATTATGCATTCGACAACTGGATGGAGAGGGAATATCCGACCATACCGTTTGAACGCTATGCGGATGATGCAGTCTGCCATTGTAAAAGCCTTGCCCAGGCAGAATATTTGCTGAGAAAGCTGAACGAGCGAATGGAGAGTGTGGGGCTGGAACTGCATCCGGAAAAGACAAAAATCGTCTACTGCAAGGATACAGACCGGCAAAAGGATTATTCCCTGACAAGCTTTGATTTTCTGGGTTATACTTTTCGTGCTCGAAGATCAAAAAGCCGATGGGGAAAATTCTTCATTAATTTCTCTCCTGCCATAAGCAATAAAGCAGCAAAAGCAATTCGACAAACCTCACGAAAGTGGAATTGGCCCAGGCGCAGCGACAAGAGCCTGGAGGATTTAGCCCAAATGTTCAATCCTGTCATTCAAGGCTGGATTAACTATTATGGCAGGTTTTATAAATCTGCGTTATACCCGGCCTTAAGGTGTCTTGATCGCCGATTGGTGATTTGGGCAACAAGGAAATACAAACGTTTTAGAGGACATCGAAGAAGGGCAAGTCAATGGCTGGAACGAATTGCACGAAGACAGCCAAATTTGTTTGCCCATTGGCGATTGCTCTATGCATAG